A single genomic interval of Stieleria maiorica harbors:
- a CDS encoding 3-keto-disaccharide hydrolase produces MNIRLLSRYSLALLCLCLTLLQNHVCGDEPAAEKDAGKSEWIQLFNGKNLDGWTPKIRHHAVGENYGNTFRVEDGLLKVRYDESAYPSFDERFGHLFYNKPFSHYRLRVVYRFVGDQVKGGPGWATRNSGLMLHGEDPKMMTIDQDFPTSIEVQLLGGNGKDERTTLNLCTPGTNVVMNGKLFLPHCTSSSSKTYHGEQWVTAEVEVRGSKLVRHIIDGETVLEYTQPQLDDRDEHAAMLADKQGGNLLDQGTISLQSESHPCDFRSVELMILDE; encoded by the coding sequence ATGAATATTCGCCTGCTCTCTCGATACTCCCTCGCTCTCCTGTGCCTCTGCCTGACGCTCCTCCAAAACCACGTCTGCGGCGACGAGCCCGCTGCGGAAAAGGACGCTGGAAAATCCGAGTGGATCCAGCTGTTTAACGGCAAAAACCTCGACGGTTGGACGCCCAAAATCCGTCACCACGCGGTCGGCGAAAACTATGGCAACACGTTCCGCGTCGAAGACGGATTGTTGAAAGTCCGCTACGACGAATCGGCCTACCCCAGCTTTGACGAACGGTTCGGCCACCTGTTTTACAACAAGCCGTTCTCCCATTACCGCTTGCGCGTGGTCTATCGTTTTGTCGGCGACCAGGTCAAAGGCGGGCCGGGATGGGCGACGCGAAACAGCGGCCTGATGCTGCACGGCGAAGACCCCAAGATGATGACCATCGACCAGGATTTTCCGACCTCGATCGAAGTCCAGCTGTTGGGCGGAAACGGCAAAGACGAGCGCACGACGTTGAACCTGTGCACCCCCGGCACTAACGTCGTCATGAACGGCAAACTGTTCTTGCCCCACTGCACGTCGTCCAGCTCCAAAACGTATCACGGTGAGCAATGGGTGACGGCCGAAGTCGAAGTCCGCGGCTCAAAACTCGTCCGGCACATCATCGACGGCGAAACCGTGCTGGAGTACACCCAGCCCCAACTGGACGATCGCGACGAACATGCCGCGATGCTGGCCGACAAGCAAGGCGGAAACCTGCTCGACCAAGGCACGATCTCCCTGCAATCGGAAAGCCACCCCTGCGACTTCCGCTCGGTGGAATTGATGATCCTGGACGAATAA
- a CDS encoding SDR family NAD(P)-dependent oxidoreductase, with protein sequence MNPKRPSGSVRYENQGRVVIVTGGCSGIGRAICDAFAQSEAMVICADVDDASAADLPDGIDYVHCDVASEADCKTVATHAVNHHGGIDVLVNNAAIQPKSSYAPIHQLDSDTWRQMLAVNLSGYHWMAKHVVPVMLQQRSGVIVNLASGQAHRTAREVGTYGPIKAANVMQTRQWGIEYARHGIRVVSVSPGAIDTPLVRATLQQQGGGDALANRHPLGRIGQTAEVAAAVLWLSSNDASFVTATDLEVDGGLGGFGAFADPYSQD encoded by the coding sequence ATGAATCCCAAACGCCCTTCCGGATCGGTTCGCTACGAAAACCAAGGGCGGGTGGTGATCGTCACCGGCGGGTGCAGCGGGATCGGCCGAGCGATTTGTGACGCCTTCGCCCAGTCAGAGGCCATGGTGATCTGTGCCGACGTCGACGATGCTTCGGCAGCCGATCTGCCCGACGGGATCGACTATGTCCACTGCGATGTCGCCAGCGAAGCGGACTGCAAAACCGTCGCCACCCACGCCGTTAATCACCACGGCGGGATCGATGTCCTGGTCAACAACGCGGCGATTCAGCCGAAGTCGTCTTACGCGCCGATTCATCAATTGGACAGCGACACTTGGAGGCAGATGTTGGCGGTCAATCTTTCCGGGTACCACTGGATGGCCAAGCACGTTGTGCCGGTGATGCTCCAGCAACGATCCGGCGTGATCGTCAATCTGGCCAGCGGCCAAGCCCATCGGACGGCCCGCGAAGTCGGGACGTACGGGCCGATCAAAGCCGCCAATGTCATGCAGACGCGACAATGGGGCATCGAGTACGCCCGTCACGGAATCCGTGTCGTTTCCGTCTCGCCGGGGGCCATCGACACGCCCTTGGTCCGAGCGACGCTTCAGCAACAGGGCGGCGGTGACGCACTGGCCAATCGGCATCCCCTCGGACGAATCGGCCAAACCGCAGAAGTCGCCGCCGCCGTTCTCTGGCTGTCCAGCAACGATGCCTCCTTCGTCACCGCGACGGATCTGGAAGTCGACGGAGGGCTGGGCGGCTTCGGCGCGTTTGCCGACCCCTACAGCCAAGATTGA